A window of the Chthonomonas sp. genome harbors these coding sequences:
- a CDS encoding redoxin domain-containing protein, whose amino-acid sequence MKNSPLSLLVVAALLAGCAPQSELKNPAPRFRGKSYDGNHYSLFDLTKGGHVVVVFLSPDDSEAPETIGQLRWLRQENPGLRVAALVQAEEAQLWAWCRDKEKAWEFDATVPILSDQFGEFIRKFGAKRSREFAVVAPTTEILAEGSTVVMAEQPIMKKLGLKGLPKLAKSEPPEFKF is encoded by the coding sequence ATGAAAAACTCTCCCCTTAGTCTCCTGGTTGTAGCCGCGCTATTGGCTGGCTGTGCCCCGCAAAGCGAGCTCAAAAACCCCGCGCCCCGGTTCCGCGGCAAGAGCTATGACGGCAACCACTACTCACTGTTTGACCTGACCAAAGGCGGCCATGTCGTGGTCGTGTTTCTCTCGCCCGACGATAGCGAAGCGCCTGAAACCATCGGCCAGTTGCGATGGCTCCGCCAAGAAAACCCGGGCCTGCGAGTGGCGGCGCTGGTGCAAGCCGAAGAAGCGCAGCTGTGGGCATGGTGCCGCGACAAGGAAAAGGCATGGGAATTCGATGCCACGGTGCCGATTCTCAGCGACCAGTTTGGCGAATTCATCCGCAAATTCGGCGCAAAGCGCTCGCGCGAGTTTGCCGTCGTCGCGCCAACCACCGAGATTCTTGCCGAAGGAAGCACGGTCGTGATGGCCGAACAGCCAATCATGAAGAAGCTCGGCCTAAAAGGATTGCCAAAACTGGCAAAAAGCGAGCCGCCTGAGTTCAAATTCTAA
- a CDS encoding DUF423 domain-containing protein — protein MLAVALGAFGAHALRDRLSPSDLQVFETGVRYHLIHAVALVALGLSSLSDRFRRVGWLFVVGIAVFGGSLYALVLTQLRWVGAVTPIGGVCLILGWGILAWELQRHEKLSP, from the coding sequence ATGCTCGCGGTTGCCTTGGGGGCATTCGGCGCCCACGCGTTGCGCGATCGGCTCTCGCCGAGCGACCTCCAAGTTTTCGAAACCGGCGTGCGTTATCACCTGATCCACGCGGTAGCGCTTGTTGCGCTTGGATTGAGTTCGCTCAGCGACCGGTTTCGACGCGTCGGCTGGCTGTTTGTGGTCGGCATCGCCGTGTTCGGCGGGTCGCTCTACGCCCTAGTGCTGACGCAGTTGCGATGGGTCGGGGCGGTTACGCCCATCGGCGGCGTATGTTTAATTTTGGGATGGGGAATTCTTGCGTGGGAGCTTCAACGACATGAAAAACTCTCCCCTTAG
- a CDS encoding DUF1501 domain-containing protein produces MSTLISRRDAMKSGSMIAVGLMAPQWLSAVTATDMVRQAKGGKGAKDTILVVCQLSGGNDGLNTVIPYSDSNYMKLRPTLGIADDKVLKINEKVGLHPSMAAFHKLYQSGRVAIIQNVGYPKSNRSHFKSMDIWHAASPELKYTNGWLGRYFDAMLSSGPLNPVIGLGLSTEKPRALVADKASIPCFASLADIQNMVGDPDMEKLLRQIQTGATDANAKIIQQANNSAFDAMGILRDKLKGFDPKGNYGEGPFGNGFKQIAKLLATSAQTRVVYFSTGGFDTHARQAESHEKLLGGFSQAIGAFQDEIEALGIADRVMVLVFSEFGRRSYENASGGTDHGAAAPMFLIGKKVKGGMYGPIPNLTDLEDGDLKFSIDFRQVYATALEDWMGAESQVILGSEFSRISAL; encoded by the coding sequence ATGAGTACGCTGATTAGTCGACGTGACGCCATGAAATCTGGCAGCATGATTGCCGTGGGTCTGATGGCTCCGCAATGGCTCTCCGCTGTCACCGCCACCGATATGGTTCGGCAAGCGAAGGGCGGCAAAGGCGCCAAGGATACGATCCTTGTGGTCTGCCAGCTAAGCGGCGGTAACGATGGCCTGAATACCGTCATCCCTTATAGCGATTCCAACTACATGAAGCTTCGCCCGACGCTCGGCATTGCCGACGACAAGGTGCTGAAGATCAACGAAAAGGTGGGCCTGCACCCCTCGATGGCGGCGTTCCACAAGCTGTACCAATCGGGTCGCGTCGCGATCATCCAAAACGTCGGCTATCCCAAATCGAATCGCTCGCACTTTAAGAGCATGGACATTTGGCATGCCGCCAGCCCCGAACTGAAGTACACCAACGGTTGGTTGGGACGCTACTTTGATGCGATGCTGAGCAGCGGCCCGCTGAACCCGGTCATCGGGCTCGGTTTGAGCACCGAAAAGCCGCGCGCGCTGGTCGCCGACAAGGCCTCCATTCCCTGTTTCGCCTCGCTCGCGGACATTCAAAACATGGTCGGCGACCCCGACATGGAAAAGCTTCTGCGACAGATTCAGACTGGCGCGACCGACGCCAATGCGAAGATCATTCAGCAGGCAAACAACTCCGCGTTCGATGCCATGGGCATTCTCCGCGACAAGCTGAAGGGCTTCGACCCGAAGGGCAACTACGGCGAGGGCCCGTTCGGCAACGGCTTTAAGCAAATTGCCAAGCTCCTCGCGACCTCGGCGCAAACCCGCGTCGTGTACTTTAGCACCGGCGGATTCGATACCCACGCCCGGCAAGCCGAATCCCATGAGAAGCTACTTGGTGGATTTAGCCAAGCTATCGGCGCATTCCAAGACGAAATCGAGGCGCTCGGCATCGCCGATCGCGTGATGGTCCTGGTGTTCTCCGAGTTCGGACGACGCTCCTATGAAAATGCGAGCGGCGGCACCGACCACGGTGCAGCGGCTCCGATGTTCCTGATCGGCAAGAAGGTGAAGGGCGGCATGTACGGCCCGATTCCGAACCTGACCGATCTGGAGGATGGCGACCTGAAGTTCAGCATTGACTTCCGGCAGGTCTACGCGACCGCCCTAGAAGATTGGATGGGCGCGGAAAGCCAGGTCATCTTGGGAAGCGAGTTCAGCCGCATTTCGGCCCTGTAA
- a CDS encoding DUF1385 domain-containing protein codes for MPDLNLPVAAFATAIPRVQIGTSLERACTLLQHHDCAFLVVLNGPLFVGVLPAHALLTLADGTPGEAAVDDFVQAIASLSPLSSGAEALRLVADSPLGAAVILNEEGMFGGVVTIASLLHDRSHPTVELGPVGGMATPLGVYLTDGTHQAGPRPWGLMLTGAGLFLLLSLCNAATIPLLNRLNDTRLTPGLTEGLVGLVVVLLFLIGMRLLPIAGTHAAEHMVVHALERQEPLTLETVRRMPRVHPRCGTNFASAAMLFGAVYGIPWGPPEEVRLTLGLLVTLFFWRTFGSFVQLNFTTRPPTDRQILGAIRSGQELVQAHLRDPASFVSPWRRIWNSGLLHVMAGSTSMLGVVYGIGQVFPDVLILLR; via the coding sequence GTGCCCGACCTCAACTTGCCGGTGGCCGCGTTCGCCACGGCCATTCCGCGTGTGCAAATCGGCACGTCGCTTGAACGGGCTTGCACGCTGTTGCAACATCACGATTGCGCGTTCCTGGTTGTGCTCAACGGCCCCTTGTTTGTCGGCGTGCTACCTGCCCACGCGTTGCTGACGTTGGCTGACGGCACTCCGGGCGAGGCCGCGGTGGACGACTTTGTACAGGCGATTGCGTCGCTCAGCCCGCTGTCGTCGGGCGCGGAAGCCTTGCGGTTGGTGGCGGACTCGCCGCTCGGCGCGGCGGTGATTCTCAACGAAGAAGGCATGTTTGGCGGGGTGGTGACCATCGCCTCGCTGCTCCACGATCGCAGCCATCCGACGGTCGAACTCGGGCCGGTTGGCGGCATGGCCACGCCGCTCGGCGTGTATCTGACCGACGGCACGCATCAGGCGGGGCCACGACCGTGGGGGCTGATGCTGACCGGCGCCGGGCTGTTTTTGTTGCTGAGCCTCTGCAACGCCGCGACGATTCCGCTTCTCAACCGCCTCAACGATACGCGCCTGACGCCGGGTCTGACGGAAGGATTGGTCGGCCTTGTGGTGGTGCTGCTTTTTCTCATCGGCATGCGATTGCTGCCGATCGCGGGGACGCATGCCGCCGAGCACATGGTCGTTCATGCGCTCGAACGGCAAGAGCCGCTCACCCTGGAAACCGTGCGCCGCATGCCGCGCGTCCACCCTCGGTGCGGCACCAACTTCGCGTCGGCGGCGATGCTGTTTGGCGCGGTCTACGGCATTCCTTGGGGGCCGCCCGAAGAGGTTCGCTTGACCCTCGGCCTGCTGGTGACTCTGTTCTTTTGGCGCACATTCGGCTCGTTTGTGCAGCTCAATTTCACGACGCGGCCACCGACCGATCGCCAGATTCTGGGCGCGATTCGCAGCGGCCAGGAACTCGTTCAGGCGCACCTTCGCGATCCGGCATCATTCGTCAGCCCGTGGCGGCGCATTTGGAACAGCGGTCTGCTCCACGTGATGGCGGGCAGCACTTCGATGCTCGGGGTGGTTTATGGCATCGGGCAGGTCTTTCCCGACGTTCTTATCCTCTTGAGGTAA
- a CDS encoding preprotein translocase subunit SecG, translated as MNPTGLYNAVLGLALVLSVAFIALIYFTGKGDAMSGSGSIRTTFKGKASVEDQISRLTYIMAFVFVSLMVVLDVLATKAFK; from the coding sequence GTGAATCCCACCGGACTTTATAACGCGGTTCTCGGCCTTGCGCTTGTGCTCTCGGTCGCGTTCATCGCGCTTATCTATTTCACGGGGAAGGGCGACGCAATGTCGGGTAGCGGTTCCATTCGCACCACCTTCAAAGGCAAGGCGAGTGTCGAAGACCAAATTTCGCGCCTCACCTACATCATGGCTTTCGTGTTTGTCAGCCTGATGGTGGTGCTCGATGTGCTGGCCACGAAGGCTTTTAAGTAA
- a CDS encoding OsmC family protein codes for MTTLTWRGGLHFEALPPSGSPLHMDAYPDSGGEGHGPTPLEAFLSALAACSAMDVISIMQKKQQRVTSYRVEIDGVRGPEGVFPRPYASITVRHIVSGENIDMAALQRSVQLSEEKYCAVLATLRESPAVHAECVVE; via the coding sequence ATGACCACACTGACCTGGCGCGGCGGCCTGCACTTTGAGGCGTTGCCCCCGAGCGGAAGCCCGCTTCACATGGATGCATATCCCGATTCCGGCGGCGAAGGCCACGGCCCGACGCCGCTCGAAGCGTTCCTCAGCGCGCTCGCCGCGTGCTCGGCGATGGACGTGATCTCGATCATGCAAAAAAAGCAGCAGCGGGTGACGAGCTACCGCGTGGAGATTGATGGCGTGCGCGGCCCGGAAGGAGTGTTCCCTCGGCCCTACGCCAGCATCACGGTGCGGCACATCGTCAGCGGCGAAAACATTGACATGGCCGCGTTGCAACGTTCGGTGCAGCTGAGCGAGGAGAAGTATTGCGCCGTGCTCGCGACTTTGCGCGAATCGCCGGCGGTTCACGCCGAGTGCGTGGTCGAGTAA
- a CDS encoding TolC family protein — MQRLFGLAALAAACLAGAQTLTLEEALQMARQRNGDIRAAEAQVQGAEAQVRVARSAFLPNLNATAEWSASSSRTYTGQFSTAGRNSSTGTAAGLDASFRLLDNGARRNNLRGAEADARGTVASTRQTLRTTLFSVVNQFFDALRAQELIRVYTQQEARAKQQYDFTVKREEVGAGARKDILQAEADYLNAQTNVLIGTNTLTNATASLGATIGWDREDDLPALDNSGKPGPVRGDLDLRALTDYALKSRPDLLAARERVRSVDANLANAKLNRGVQWAVDVRGNRSFAREVSDSAALVVSATVPLFDGFSTRSLVQVQEANRLALLESLKQQERSVRAEVEAAAKAHAQNRLVLRSAELALRAAEQNYDVAVKAQAFGKFNILEIQSAQVSLATAESNYVTASYDTLISDIRLSLVLGEPLPGEASRP, encoded by the coding sequence ATGCAAAGGTTGTTTGGTCTGGCGGCGTTGGCCGCCGCGTGCTTGGCGGGAGCGCAAACTCTCACGCTTGAGGAGGCGTTGCAAATGGCGCGCCAACGCAACGGCGATATCCGAGCTGCGGAAGCGCAGGTGCAAGGCGCCGAGGCGCAGGTGCGGGTCGCGCGGAGCGCGTTCTTGCCGAACCTCAATGCCACCGCTGAGTGGTCCGCGAGCTCCTCGCGCACCTACACCGGGCAGTTCAGCACGGCGGGTCGCAACAGCAGCACGGGCACGGCGGCCGGACTCGACGCGAGTTTTCGATTGCTGGATAACGGGGCGCGGCGCAACAATCTGCGCGGCGCCGAAGCCGACGCTCGCGGCACGGTGGCGAGCACTCGCCAGACGTTGCGGACCACGCTTTTTTCGGTGGTCAACCAATTTTTCGATGCGTTGCGCGCGCAAGAACTGATTCGGGTTTACACGCAGCAAGAGGCCCGCGCGAAGCAGCAATACGATTTCACGGTGAAACGCGAGGAGGTCGGCGCGGGCGCCCGCAAAGACATTTTGCAGGCCGAGGCCGATTATCTCAACGCGCAAACCAACGTGCTGATCGGCACCAATACGCTGACCAACGCGACGGCCAGCCTCGGCGCGACGATAGGTTGGGATCGCGAGGACGACCTTCCGGCGCTCGACAACAGCGGAAAGCCCGGCCCGGTCCGCGGCGACCTGGACCTGCGCGCCTTGACTGACTACGCGCTCAAGTCGCGGCCCGACCTGCTGGCGGCTCGCGAACGGGTTCGCAGCGTCGATGCGAACCTGGCCAACGCCAAACTGAACCGAGGCGTGCAGTGGGCAGTGGATGTCCGCGGCAACCGAAGCTTTGCCCGCGAGGTCAGCGACAGCGCGGCGCTGGTTGTGTCGGCGACGGTGCCGCTGTTCGACGGATTCTCCACCCGGTCGCTCGTCCAGGTGCAGGAAGCCAATCGCCTCGCCTTGCTGGAGAGCCTTAAGCAGCAAGAGCGATCGGTGCGCGCGGAAGTGGAAGCCGCCGCGAAAGCCCATGCTCAGAACCGGCTGGTGCTCCGTTCGGCCGAGCTTGCGCTGCGAGCCGCCGAGCAGAACTACGATGTGGCGGTGAAGGCGCAGGCGTTCGGAAAGTTCAACATTTTGGAGATTCAGAGCGCGCAGGTGAGCCTGGCCACGGCTGAATCGAACTACGTCACGGCCTCGTATGACACGTTGATCAGCGACATTCGCCTTTCGCTTGTGCTCGGCGAGCCGCTGCCTGGAGAAGCTTCACGCCCATGA
- a CDS encoding ABC transporter ATP-binding protein, with amino-acid sequence MNPVCSVRGLTKTYTMGDNVIRALRGVDIDLFPGEMVAIMGPSGSGKSTFMNMLGCLDRPTAGEYLIDGRNVANLSDNELAEIRNKYIGFVFQNFQLLARTSALDNVALPLVYANKRNRAELATRALERVGLGGRLDHQPNQLSGGQQQRVAVARAIVNEPSIVLGDEPTGNLDSRTSEEIMALFQDLHKSGTTVILVTHEEDIAQHCNRIIRFRDGLVQIDERVEKPINAQEVLASMPDPDAVAAT; translated from the coding sequence ATGAACCCCGTTTGCAGCGTCCGCGGACTCACCAAAACTTACACCATGGGCGACAACGTAATCCGCGCCCTCCGGGGGGTGGATATTGACCTGTTCCCGGGCGAAATGGTCGCCATTATGGGGCCGAGCGGCAGCGGAAAATCGACCTTCATGAACATGCTCGGGTGCCTCGACCGGCCGACCGCGGGCGAGTACTTGATTGACGGCCGCAACGTCGCCAACCTCAGCGACAACGAGCTGGCCGAAATCCGCAACAAGTACATCGGGTTTGTGTTCCAAAACTTCCAGCTTTTGGCCCGCACCAGCGCGCTGGACAATGTGGCCCTGCCCTTGGTTTATGCCAACAAAAGGAACCGCGCCGAGCTGGCGACCCGCGCTCTCGAGCGCGTCGGCCTCGGCGGGCGACTCGATCACCAGCCGAACCAGCTTTCCGGCGGTCAGCAGCAGCGTGTGGCGGTGGCTCGGGCGATCGTGAACGAGCCCTCGATTGTGCTCGGCGACGAGCCTACGGGGAACCTCGACTCGCGGACGAGCGAGGAGATCATGGCGCTGTTTCAGGACCTCCACAAATCCGGAACGACCGTGATTCTGGTCACCCACGAAGAAGACATCGCCCAGCACTGCAACCGGATTATCCGGTTCCGCGATGGCCTGGTGCAGATTGATGAACGGGTGGAGAAGCCGATCAACGCGCAGGAAGTGCTGGCGAGCATGCCGGACCCCGACGCGGTCGCCGCGACTTAA
- a CDS encoding RNA polymerase sigma factor, producing the protein MSTLTQNSPHLRFEKFRSETYSRALNLAFQLTGNRSEAEDLVQDAYVKAWRKFDSYQDDRPFLNWILRIVQRHNLDLRRRDNPIRRADSLLQRRSPGDEELVEISVPNPADNPLQDVMRSESIAAVRAALDKLPEPYGQAIRLCDIEGFSYTEIAEMQGTTLGTVRSRIHRARHMLRSLLVDTVH; encoded by the coding sequence ATGTCCACGCTGACTCAGAATTCTCCCCACTTAAGATTCGAAAAGTTTCGCTCGGAGACTTACTCGCGAGCCCTGAACCTCGCGTTTCAGCTGACCGGGAATCGGTCGGAGGCGGAGGATTTGGTGCAGGACGCCTACGTCAAGGCGTGGCGCAAGTTCGATAGCTACCAGGATGATCGTCCGTTTCTCAACTGGATTCTGCGGATTGTGCAACGCCACAACCTGGACCTGCGTCGCCGCGACAATCCGATTCGACGCGCCGATAGCTTGTTGCAGCGCCGATCGCCAGGCGACGAAGAACTGGTCGAGATCAGCGTGCCGAATCCCGCCGACAACCCACTTCAAGATGTGATGCGCTCGGAATCTATCGCGGCCGTGCGGGCTGCCCTGGACAAGTTGCCCGAGCCTTATGGTCAAGCCATTCGGTTGTGCGACATCGAGGGTTTTAGCTACACCGAGATCGCCGAAATGCAAGGCACGACTCTCGGCACGGTGCGCAGCCGGATTCATCGCGCCCGGCACATGCTGCGCAGCCTGCTCGTGGACACGGTGCATTAA
- a CDS encoding 2-oxoisovalerate dehydrogenase has product MSAISGQASTTKLDFLRLMMLSREGDRREGILLRQSKGWFQVSGMGHEALAAMQYNLRPDDWIFPYYRDRGLMLARGLSNYDLALAYLAKRESGSGGRQMPGHYSSRAHNVFSVCTPTGGSLLPACGTAWAMRLSGKDAVCVASVGDAASRQGEYYEAIAFAIQEKLPVIFVIEDNKYGISTPTEKFFAHAIGGILSEEHVVKVDGRRVDDVRTASEAAIAKARRGDGPTILWCDLDRLSSHTSSDDHRVYRDLDEIAAMADRDPIKLLKDELIAAGELTEEKFVAMQEEIVKEVDADYLRAEQAEDPLASEVMLHAWGEDVLPERPPIETGPQTMVDAINKVFHKALESDPNVIFFGEDIEDPKGGVFKLTAGCSEKFPKQVFNSPLAEATILGVAVGMAAYGMKPVFELQFVDFFEPAWNQIVGNISTLRWRSFGEWKCPMLVYAPYGAYLPGGSLWHSQSNEAYFAHTPGLKIAIPSTPEDAAALFWTAMNSDDPCFIFVPKHIFRKRVDVSKIEPLAFGEARVVREGSDVTIVTWGNTLELAEEAATQLAGSVSVEIIDARSIVPFDYDTVTKSLEKTGRLVVIQEDTKTCGMAESIVANMVSVPERFNLFLAPPMVVSRGGVHIGYNPIYEYAALPDTARVVEAIQTTMA; this is encoded by the coding sequence ATGTCCGCCATTTCCGGTCAAGCCTCCACTACCAAACTCGATTTTCTTCGCCTGATGATGTTGTCGCGCGAAGGCGACCGCCGCGAAGGCATCCTGTTGCGCCAAAGCAAAGGCTGGTTCCAAGTCAGCGGAATGGGTCATGAAGCACTGGCCGCGATGCAGTACAACCTGCGACCGGACGACTGGATTTTCCCGTACTACCGCGACCGCGGTTTGATGCTCGCGCGCGGGCTGAGCAACTACGATCTGGCGCTGGCTTACTTGGCCAAGCGCGAGAGCGGTTCGGGCGGTCGCCAAATGCCCGGCCACTACAGTAGCCGCGCGCACAACGTATTTAGCGTCTGCACGCCCACCGGCGGCTCGCTGCTGCCGGCATGCGGAACGGCTTGGGCCATGCGCCTGAGCGGCAAGGACGCGGTTTGTGTGGCCAGCGTCGGCGACGCCGCCAGCCGCCAAGGCGAATACTACGAAGCCATCGCCTTCGCCATCCAAGAAAAGCTTCCCGTGATCTTTGTGATCGAAGACAACAAGTACGGCATTTCGACGCCGACCGAGAAGTTCTTCGCCCACGCCATCGGTGGCATCCTCAGCGAGGAGCACGTCGTGAAGGTGGATGGTCGCCGGGTGGACGACGTCCGCACGGCCAGCGAAGCCGCGATTGCCAAGGCTCGCCGCGGCGACGGCCCCACGATTCTGTGGTGCGACCTCGACCGACTTTCATCGCACACCAGTTCGGACGACCACCGCGTGTACCGCGACCTCGACGAGATCGCCGCGATGGCCGATCGCGACCCGATTAAGCTGCTGAAGGACGAGCTGATTGCCGCCGGCGAACTGACGGAAGAGAAGTTTGTCGCGATGCAAGAAGAGATCGTCAAGGAAGTGGACGCCGACTATTTGCGCGCCGAACAAGCCGAGGACCCGCTCGCCAGCGAAGTGATGCTGCACGCGTGGGGCGAAGACGTGTTGCCCGAGCGCCCGCCGATCGAAACCGGTCCGCAAACCATGGTTGACGCGATCAACAAGGTCTTCCACAAGGCCCTGGAAAGCGACCCGAACGTGATTTTCTTTGGCGAGGACATCGAAGACCCCAAGGGCGGCGTGTTCAAGCTCACCGCGGGTTGTAGTGAGAAGTTCCCCAAGCAGGTTTTCAACTCGCCGCTCGCCGAGGCCACGATTCTCGGCGTCGCGGTCGGCATGGCCGCCTACGGCATGAAGCCAGTGTTCGAGCTCCAGTTCGTGGACTTCTTCGAACCGGCCTGGAACCAGATCGTCGGCAACATCAGCACGCTCCGCTGGCGCTCGTTCGGCGAATGGAAGTGCCCGATGCTGGTTTACGCCCCGTACGGCGCGTACCTACCGGGCGGTTCGCTGTGGCACTCGCAGTCCAACGAAGCCTACTTTGCCCACACGCCGGGCCTCAAAATCGCGATTCCGAGCACGCCCGAAGATGCCGCCGCGCTCTTCTGGACGGCGATGAATAGCGACGATCCTTGCTTCATTTTCGTGCCGAAGCACATCTTCCGCAAGCGTGTGGACGTGAGCAAGATCGAGCCGCTGGCCTTTGGCGAGGCGCGTGTCGTCCGCGAGGGTAGCGACGTGACGATTGTCACGTGGGGCAACACGCTGGAACTGGCCGAAGAAGCCGCCACGCAGCTCGCGGGCAGCGTTTCAGTGGAGATTATTGACGCGCGCAGCATCGTGCCGTTTGACTACGACACGGTGACGAAGTCGCTCGAAAAAACGGGTCGCCTCGTGGTCATTCAAGAGGACACCAAGACCTGCGGCATGGCCGAAAGCATTGTCGCTAACATGGTGAGCGTGCCCGAACGGTTTAACCTCTTCCTCGCGCCGCCGATGGTGGTTTCGCGTGGCGGTGTGCATATCGGCTACAACCCGATTTACGAATACGCCGCGCTGCCGGACACCGCGCGCGTGGTCGAAGCCATCCAAACCACGATGGCTTAA
- the ftsY gene encoding signal recognition particle-docking protein FtsY, whose amino-acid sequence MFKRFLQSVDRLLGRGVIDDELYDELEEALLTADTNINIATSILDELRKAVRDEKITDPLAMRERLKTAIASRFTQTEEARLVVGPRPTVYLFVGVNGVGKTTSIAKLAQRLTRQGKKVVLAAGDTFRAAAVEQLSIWAERTGSEVIKAQQGGDSAAVIFDAIQAAKARGADYVLADTAGRQHSKGSLMEELSKITRVLEKGLGRPADEVLLVLDANTGQNAIRQAEEFTAAAGVTGLVLTKLDGTARGGALLGIYDQFKIPIKLIGVGERAEDLRDFVPSEFAAQLFD is encoded by the coding sequence ATGTTCAAGCGCTTTCTTCAGTCCGTTGACCGCCTTCTCGGGCGGGGCGTCATCGATGATGAGCTTTATGACGAACTGGAGGAAGCGCTACTGACCGCCGACACCAACATCAACATCGCGACGTCGATCCTCGACGAATTGCGGAAGGCCGTTCGCGACGAAAAGATCACCGATCCGCTCGCCATGCGCGAGCGCCTCAAGACGGCCATCGCCTCGCGCTTTACGCAGACCGAGGAGGCCCGTTTGGTAGTGGGACCCCGCCCGACGGTGTATCTGTTTGTGGGCGTCAACGGCGTCGGCAAGACCACCAGCATCGCCAAGTTGGCGCAACGCCTGACTCGGCAAGGCAAGAAGGTGGTGCTCGCCGCAGGCGATACGTTCCGGGCGGCGGCGGTGGAGCAACTCAGCATTTGGGCGGAGCGAACCGGCAGCGAGGTGATCAAAGCGCAGCAAGGCGGCGATTCCGCAGCGGTGATTTTCGACGCGATTCAGGCCGCCAAGGCCCGCGGCGCGGATTACGTTCTCGCCGACACGGCGGGTCGCCAGCACAGCAAAGGCAGCCTCATGGAGGAGCTTTCTAAGATCACGCGCGTGCTCGAAAAGGGGTTAGGTCGCCCCGCCGACGAAGTGTTGCTGGTGCTCGATGCGAACACCGGCCAAAACGCGATCCGGCAAGCCGAGGAGTTTACAGCGGCAGCGGGCGTCACCGGCTTGGTGCTCACCAAGCTCGACGGCACCGCGCGTGGCGGCGCTCTGCTGGGCATCTACGACCAGTTTAAGATTCCGATCAAGCTCATTGGCGTCGGCGAACGCGCCGAGGATCTGCGCGATTTTGTGCCGTCCGAGTTTGCCGCCCAGCTCTTCGATTGA